One part of the Desulfovibrio aminophilus DSM 12254 genome encodes these proteins:
- a CDS encoding molybdopterin-dependent aldehyde oxidoreductase: MIKLNLTVNGVPRTLVVDPEESLADVLRKQLLLTGVKVGCGQGQCGACSVILDGKLVRSCVTKMKRVADGAGVTTVEGIGTPDNLHPIQEAWMAHGGAQCGFCTPGFIVSAKALLDENSRPSREDVRDWFQKHRNACRCTGYKQLTDAVMDAAKILRGEMRAADVRYKLPADGRVWGTNLPRPSAVAKVTGTWDFGADLGLKMPEGTLHLALVQATVSHANIKGIDTSEAEKMPGVYKVVTHKNVKGKNRITGLITFPTNKGDGWDRPILCDEKVFQYGDAIAIVCAETEKQAKAAAEKVKVDLEQLPEYMSAPAAMAEDAIEIHPGTPNVYYIQKIAKGPETKPLFDKAPVVVEGDFYTSRQPHLPIEPDVGCAYMNEQGQLVIHSKSIGLHLHLYMIAPGIGLEADKIVMVQNPTGGTFGYKFSPTMEALLGVAAMATGRPVYLNYTYHQQQTYTGKRSPQFTTVRFAAEKDGKLLAMETDWTVDHGPYSEFGDLLTLRGAQFIGAGYDIPSIRGEGRTVCTNHAWGAAFRGYGGPESEFGSELLMDELAEKLGMDPLELRYKNVYRKGSTTPTGQDPEVYSLPEMIDILRPKYQEALKRAKANSTAEVKRGVGVCVGVYGAGLDGPDSSEVFVELNEDNGVTVYSCWEDHGQGADAGSLGTAHEALRPLGLSPDKIRLVMNDTSKAPNSGPAGGSRSQVMTGNAIKAGCELLLASMRKADKSYRTHAEMVAEKIPTKISGKWTAPATNCDENGQGKPFCCYMYGLFMSEVAVELATGKTTMEKITMVADIGKVNNRLVVDGQMYGGLAQGIGLALTEDYEDIKKHSTLAGAGFPYIKQIPDNMEVIYVESERPDGPFGASGAGEIPLTCPHASVINAIYNACGVRITKLPALPEKVLAGLKTK, from the coding sequence ATGATCAAGTTGAACCTGACCGTCAACGGGGTTCCGAGAACCCTGGTTGTCGATCCCGAGGAGAGCCTCGCGGACGTGCTCCGCAAGCAGCTTCTGCTCACCGGGGTCAAGGTCGGCTGCGGCCAGGGCCAGTGCGGCGCATGCAGCGTGATCCTGGACGGCAAGCTCGTGCGATCGTGCGTGACCAAGATGAAGCGCGTGGCCGACGGCGCCGGCGTGACCACAGTGGAGGGCATCGGCACGCCCGACAACCTCCATCCCATCCAGGAGGCCTGGATGGCTCACGGCGGAGCGCAATGCGGCTTCTGCACCCCGGGCTTCATCGTCTCGGCCAAGGCCCTGCTGGACGAAAACTCCCGGCCCAGCCGCGAGGACGTCCGCGACTGGTTCCAGAAGCATCGCAACGCCTGCCGCTGCACCGGCTACAAGCAGCTCACCGACGCGGTCATGGACGCGGCCAAGATACTGCGCGGCGAGATGCGCGCGGCCGACGTGCGCTACAAGCTGCCCGCCGACGGCCGTGTCTGGGGCACGAACCTGCCCCGCCCCAGCGCCGTGGCCAAGGTCACCGGCACCTGGGACTTCGGCGCGGACCTCGGCCTGAAGATGCCCGAGGGCACCCTGCACCTGGCCCTGGTCCAGGCCACGGTCTCCCACGCCAACATCAAGGGCATCGATACCTCCGAGGCCGAGAAGATGCCCGGCGTGTACAAGGTCGTGACCCACAAGAACGTCAAGGGCAAGAACCGGATCACCGGCCTGATCACCTTCCCCACCAACAAGGGCGACGGCTGGGACCGGCCCATCCTCTGTGACGAGAAGGTCTTCCAGTACGGCGACGCCATCGCCATCGTCTGCGCCGAGACCGAGAAGCAGGCCAAGGCGGCCGCCGAGAAGGTCAAGGTGGACCTGGAGCAACTGCCCGAATACATGAGCGCGCCCGCGGCCATGGCCGAGGACGCCATCGAAATCCACCCCGGCACGCCCAACGTCTACTACATCCAGAAGATCGCCAAGGGGCCGGAGACCAAGCCCCTGTTCGACAAGGCTCCCGTGGTGGTGGAGGGCGACTTCTACACCTCCCGTCAGCCGCACCTGCCCATCGAACCGGACGTCGGGTGCGCCTACATGAACGAGCAGGGCCAGTTGGTCATCCATTCCAAGTCCATCGGCCTGCACCTGCACCTGTATATGATCGCTCCCGGCATCGGGCTGGAGGCGGACAAGATCGTCATGGTCCAGAACCCCACGGGCGGCACCTTCGGCTACAAGTTCAGCCCGACCATGGAGGCCCTGCTGGGCGTGGCCGCCATGGCCACCGGACGCCCGGTGTACCTGAACTACACCTATCACCAGCAGCAGACCTACACCGGCAAGCGTTCGCCCCAGTTCACCACCGTGCGCTTCGCCGCCGAGAAGGACGGCAAGCTCCTGGCCATGGAGACCGACTGGACCGTGGACCACGGCCCCTACTCCGAGTTCGGCGACCTGCTGACCCTGCGCGGAGCCCAGTTCATCGGCGCGGGCTACGACATCCCGAGCATCCGGGGCGAGGGCCGCACGGTCTGCACGAACCACGCCTGGGGCGCGGCCTTCCGCGGCTACGGCGGGCCGGAGAGCGAGTTCGGCTCCGAGTTGCTCATGGACGAACTGGCCGAGAAGCTCGGCATGGATCCCCTGGAGCTGCGCTACAAGAACGTCTACCGCAAGGGCTCGACCACGCCCACGGGCCAGGACCCCGAGGTCTACAGCCTGCCCGAGATGATCGACATCCTGCGGCCCAAGTACCAGGAGGCCCTCAAGCGGGCCAAGGCGAACTCCACGGCCGAGGTCAAGCGCGGCGTGGGCGTCTGCGTGGGCGTGTACGGCGCGGGCCTGGACGGCCCGGACTCCTCCGAGGTCTTCGTGGAACTGAACGAGGACAACGGGGTCACCGTGTACTCCTGCTGGGAGGACCACGGCCAGGGCGCGGACGCCGGTTCCCTGGGCACGGCCCACGAGGCCCTGCGTCCCCTGGGCCTGTCCCCGGACAAGATCCGCCTGGTCATGAACGACACGAGCAAGGCCCCCAACTCCGGCCCGGCCGGCGGCAGCCGCTCCCAGGTCATGACCGGCAACGCCATCAAGGCCGGCTGTGAACTCCTGCTGGCCTCCATGCGCAAGGCCGACAAGAGCTACCGGACCCATGCCGAGATGGTGGCCGAGAAGATCCCCACCAAAATCAGCGGCAAGTGGACCGCCCCGGCCACCAACTGCGACGAGAACGGCCAGGGCAAGCCCTTCTGCTGCTACATGTACGGCCTGTTCATGTCCGAGGTGGCCGTGGAGTTGGCCACGGGCAAGACCACCATGGAGAAGATCACCATGGTGGCCGACATCGGCAAGGTGAACAACCGCCTCGTGGTGGACGGCCAGATGTACGGCGGCCTGGCCCAGGGCATCGGCCTGGCCCTGACCGAAGACTATGAGGACATCAAGAAGCACTCCACCCTGGCGGGCGCCGGTTTCCCGTACATCAAGCAGATCCCGGACAACATGGAGGTCATCTACGTGGAGTCCGAGCGCCCGGACGGCCCCTTCGGGGCCTCCGGCGCGGGCGAGATCCCGCTGACCTGCCCGCACGCCTCGGTGATCAACGCCATCTACAACGCCTGCGGCGTGCGCATCACCAAGCTCCCGGCCCTGCCCGAGAAGGTCCTGGCCGGGCTCAAGACGAAGTAG
- a CDS encoding molybdopterin-binding protein produces MKTIPVQEAVGTVLGHDLTRIVPGRSKGPAFRRGHVIRPEDIPGLLQIGKDNIYVFDLQQGFVHEDEAARRIAVAAAGPGLNLSEPSEGKITLTAAHDGLLSVDVDALRELNSVDDMVFATLHGNQRVRAGQAVAGTRVVPLVIEEEKLKRAESVCARGSIIRVKAFRCLRVGMVTTGSEVYHGRIQDGFGPVVREKFHDLGSEVFRQILVSDDESMTAGAIRELLDAGAEMIVATGGMSVDPDDRTPSAIRSAGARVVTYGAPVLPGAMFLLAFIGEVPVLGLPGCVMYHKASIFDLIVPRLLAGDTVTKKDIVDLGHGGFCSGCAQCRFPICPFGKGR; encoded by the coding sequence ATGAAGACAATCCCGGTCCAGGAAGCCGTCGGCACCGTTTTGGGCCACGACCTCACCCGTATCGTCCCGGGCCGCAGCAAGGGCCCGGCCTTCCGCAGAGGCCACGTCATCCGCCCAGAGGACATCCCCGGGCTGCTCCAGATCGGCAAAGACAACATCTACGTCTTCGACCTCCAACAGGGTTTCGTTCACGAGGATGAAGCCGCCCGCCGCATCGCCGTCGCGGCCGCCGGCCCCGGGCTGAACCTGTCCGAACCATCTGAAGGCAAGATCACCCTCACTGCCGCCCACGATGGTCTGCTCTCGGTGGACGTGGACGCCCTGCGCGAGCTGAACTCCGTGGACGACATGGTCTTCGCCACCCTGCACGGCAACCAGCGGGTGCGCGCGGGCCAGGCCGTGGCCGGAACCCGCGTGGTGCCCCTGGTCATCGAAGAGGAAAAGCTCAAACGCGCCGAGTCGGTCTGCGCCCGGGGCTCGATCATCCGGGTGAAGGCATTCCGCTGCCTGCGCGTGGGCATGGTGACCACGGGCAGCGAGGTCTACCACGGCCGCATCCAGGACGGTTTCGGCCCGGTGGTGCGCGAAAAATTCCATGACCTCGGCAGCGAGGTCTTCCGCCAAATTCTGGTCTCGGACGACGAATCCATGACCGCCGGGGCCATCCGGGAGTTGCTCGACGCGGGCGCGGAGATGATCGTGGCCACCGGCGGCATGTCCGTGGACCCCGACGACCGCACCCCCTCGGCCATCCGTTCCGCAGGGGCCCGGGTCGTCACCTACGGAGCGCCGGTCCTGCCCGGAGCCATGTTTCTGCTGGCCTTCATCGGCGAGGTGCCGGTGCTCGGGCTGCCGGGCTGCGTCATGTACCACAAGGCCAGCATCTTCGATCTCATCGTGCCCCGGCTGCTGGCCGGGGACACCGTGACAAAGAAGGACATCGTGGACCTGGGTCACGGCGGCTTCTGCTCCGGCTGCGCGCAGTGCCGTTTCCCCATTTGCCCCTTCGGCAAGGGGCGTTGA